One window from the genome of Acinetobacter sp. LoGeW2-3 encodes:
- a CDS encoding tRNA-(ms[2]io[6]A)-hydroxylase → MSNIDYDELMKPVIGFLGCETPKAWLDEALQNLDILMQDHANCEKKAASTAMNLMFRYSFFVDLQVKLAQLVREEMLHYEQVLEFMNKRGQQWAGLSAGRYAGGLRKEIRTYEPEALIDVLVIGAFVEARSCERFYALAPLVDEELGRYYRYLLKSESRHYEDYLALAMDVAKEAKLKNPKEDIQSRIEHIREVEKNLILSPDEMFRFHSGVPAKAA, encoded by the coding sequence ATGTCGAATATTGATTATGATGAACTCATGAAGCCAGTCATTGGCTTCTTGGGTTGTGAAACGCCTAAAGCCTGGCTGGACGAAGCTTTGCAGAATCTGGATATCCTGATGCAGGATCATGCTAACTGTGAGAAGAAAGCAGCGAGTACTGCAATGAACCTGATGTTTCGCTATAGTTTCTTTGTAGATCTACAGGTAAAACTGGCACAGTTAGTCCGTGAAGAAATGCTTCATTATGAACAAGTACTGGAATTCATGAACAAGCGTGGTCAGCAATGGGCGGGGCTCAGTGCAGGACGTTATGCAGGTGGCTTACGCAAAGAAATCCGTACCTATGAGCCAGAAGCACTGATTGATGTGCTGGTGATTGGTGCCTTTGTAGAAGCACGCTCTTGTGAGCGTTTCTATGCGCTCGCACCGCTGGTCGATGAAGAATTAGGGCGTTACTACCGTTATTTATTGAAATCCGAATCTCGCCATTATGAGGACTATTTAGCCTTAGCGATGGATGTGGCAAAAGAAGCGAAGCTGAAAAATCCAAAAGAGGATATTCAGAGCCGTATTGAACATATTCGTGAAGTGGAAAAGAATCTGATTTTAAGTCCAGATGAAATGTTCCGTTTCCATAGTGGTGTACCGGCTAAAGCGGCTTAA
- a CDS encoding pyridoxal phosphate-dependent aminotransferase: MDVRLSDRVNAIKPSPTLAVTNKAAELKAAGHNVIGLGAGEPDFDTPQHIKDAAIAAINNGFTKYTAVDGTPGLKKAIIAKLKRDNNLDYAANQILVSCGGKQSFFNLALALLNKGDEVIIPAPFWVSYPDMVIIAEGVPVIVKCGEEQRFKITPEQLEAAITDKTRLVVLNSPSNPTGMIYTKAELEALAAVLRKYPEVLIASDDMYEPIRWDDEFYNIATVAPDLYDRTIVLNGVSKAYAMTGWRIGYAAGPAKLIGAMKKIQSQSTSNPTSISQVAAEAALNGPQDVLVPMVEAFKRRHDLVVNGLNDIKGISCLPADGAFYAYANIKPLIRAKGLKSCTEFSAWLLEETGVAVVPGDAFGLGGFMRISYATADEVLVDALARIKKAADSIEGVDAAIASIEAEKAAQ, from the coding sequence GTGGACGTACGTCTCTCTGATCGTGTAAATGCCATCAAACCGTCCCCAACGCTAGCTGTGACTAACAAAGCTGCTGAGCTTAAAGCTGCTGGTCATAACGTAATTGGCTTGGGTGCAGGTGAACCAGATTTTGATACACCACAACACATCAAAGATGCAGCAATTGCAGCGATTAACAACGGTTTCACCAAATACACCGCTGTTGACGGTACGCCAGGTCTTAAAAAAGCAATTATTGCTAAATTAAAACGTGACAATAACCTTGACTATGCAGCGAACCAGATCTTGGTTTCTTGTGGTGGTAAACAGTCTTTCTTTAACTTGGCACTTGCTTTGTTAAACAAAGGTGATGAAGTGATCATCCCTGCACCATTCTGGGTAAGCTACCCTGACATGGTAATCATCGCTGAAGGTGTTCCTGTAATTGTGAAATGTGGTGAAGAACAACGTTTCAAAATCACTCCTGAACAATTAGAAGCTGCAATCACTGACAAAACTCGTCTAGTTGTACTCAACAGTCCTTCTAACCCTACAGGCATGATCTACACTAAAGCTGAACTTGAAGCTTTGGCTGCAGTACTGCGTAAATACCCAGAAGTATTGATCGCATCTGATGATATGTACGAACCAATCCGTTGGGATGACGAGTTCTACAACATCGCAACTGTTGCTCCAGACCTTTACGACCGTACAATCGTATTGAATGGTGTATCTAAAGCCTATGCAATGACTGGCTGGCGTATCGGCTACGCAGCGGGTCCTGCTAAACTCATCGGTGCGATGAAAAAAATCCAGTCTCAATCAACTTCTAACCCAACTTCTATTTCACAAGTTGCTGCAGAAGCTGCATTGAATGGTCCTCAAGACGTACTTGTACCTATGGTTGAAGCATTCAAACGTCGTCACGACCTAGTTGTGAATGGCCTGAATGACATCAAAGGTATCTCTTGCCTACCTGCTGACGGTGCATTCTATGCATACGCAAACATCAAACCATTGATTCGTGCGAAAGGTCTTAAATCTTGCACAGAATTTTCTGCTTGGTTACTGGAAGAAACTGGTGTTGCAGTGGTTCCTGGTGATGCATTCGGTCTAGGCGGCTTCATGCGTATCTCTTACGCAACTGCTGACGAAGTACTTGTAGATGCACTTGCACGTATCAAGAAAGCTGCTGATTCAATCGAAGGCGTTGATGCTGCGATTGCTTCTATCGAAGCTGAAAAAGCTGCTCAATAA
- the map gene encoding type I methionyl aminopeptidase, producing MNTTYQAPRRLIKSAEDIEKMRVAGRLAAEVLDMIKPHIKPGVSTLELDTICHDYIINVQDAIPACLGYGAAPGRPAFQHTICTSVNHVVCHGIPSEGKILKKGDILNIDVTVIKDGFHGDTNMMYIIGGETSILANRLCKVAQEAMYRGIAVVKPGATMGDIGHAIQKYVEFERFSVVREYCGHGIGTTFHDEPQVLHYGQPNTGMILEEGMTFTIEPMVNAGVWQTKLLGDKWTVVTKDHKLSAQYEHTLLVTKNGVEVLTARPEEDLSRFTA from the coding sequence ATGAACACTACTTATCAAGCTCCCCGTCGTTTAATTAAATCCGCTGAAGATATCGAAAAGATGCGCGTAGCTGGACGACTGGCTGCAGAAGTTTTGGATATGATCAAACCGCATATCAAACCGGGTGTTTCGACGCTTGAATTGGATACGATTTGTCATGACTATATTATAAATGTACAGGACGCGATTCCAGCATGTTTAGGCTATGGCGCAGCGCCAGGTCGCCCTGCTTTCCAACATACAATCTGCACATCTGTAAACCATGTGGTATGCCACGGCATCCCATCTGAAGGCAAGATCCTGAAAAAAGGCGATATTCTGAACATCGACGTGACTGTGATCAAAGATGGTTTCCATGGTGATACCAACATGATGTATATCATCGGTGGTGAGACTTCGATTTTGGCTAACCGTCTATGCAAAGTCGCGCAAGAAGCGATGTATCGCGGTATTGCAGTGGTTAAACCAGGTGCAACCATGGGTGATATTGGCCATGCGATCCAAAAATATGTGGAATTTGAACGTTTTAGCGTTGTACGTGAATACTGTGGCCACGGCATCGGCACCACTTTCCATGACGAACCACAAGTTTTGCACTATGGTCAGCCGAATACCGGCATGATCCTTGAAGAAGGTATGACTTTTACCATTGAGCCAATGGTCAATGCAGGTGTGTGGCAAACCAAACTGCTTGGTGACAAGTGGACTGTTGTGACCAAAGACCACAAATTGTCTGCTCAATATGAGCACACTCTTTTGGTAACAAAAAATGGCGTAGAAGTGCTGACTGCCCGTCCTGAAGAAGATTTGTCACGTTTTACAGCATAA
- a CDS encoding GFA family protein, producing the protein MKARCLCGATQFEVQLRNHEVAACHCSMCCRQTGGPLMSIDIEDINFIDQQHLSVFKSSEWAERGFCGACGTFIFWRTIDHSFANINVFTLDELPEDLDFNLEIYVDHQPEFYAFNNHTKKMTEAEVIEMFSSDNS; encoded by the coding sequence ATGAAAGCAAGATGTCTATGCGGTGCGACGCAGTTTGAAGTGCAACTCAGAAACCATGAAGTTGCTGCCTGCCATTGCTCAATGTGCTGCCGCCAGACGGGTGGACCATTAATGTCGATTGATATAGAAGATATTAACTTTATCGACCAGCAGCATTTATCTGTATTTAAATCCTCAGAATGGGCGGAACGCGGTTTCTGTGGTGCGTGCGGCACTTTTATTTTCTGGCGAACCATAGATCATTCGTTTGCCAATATTAATGTATTTACTTTAGATGAATTGCCTGAGGATCTGGATTTCAATCTGGAAATTTATGTAGATCACCAGCCAGAATTTTATGCATTTAATAACCACACCAAGAAAATGACCGAAGCTGAAGTGATCGAGATGTTTAGCTCTGACAACTCATAA
- the recO gene encoding DNA repair protein RecO: protein MRNEVLHGYLIHHRKYRDRSHIVYLFTREYGRIDGILRQTPPPQYQPISLQASGKSELKNFTKLEIVNQPIFFFGDAFFSGFYLNEILLRLCPLEVEMPQTFAKYGETLTALQNLSAQQDPNTYLKQILRQFEYVLLEELGYALDFSVDANQIEINPQQQYYFQLNDGFMPTAKESRATVSGQQILTMQHYENGGDFNPEQLQLLTKLYRQVISALLGDRPLKSRQLWIQNSQSQS from the coding sequence ATGCGTAATGAAGTGCTGCATGGATATCTGATCCATCACCGAAAATATCGTGATCGCAGCCATATTGTGTATTTATTTACCCGTGAATACGGCCGTATTGATGGGATTCTCAGACAAACCCCACCACCGCAATATCAGCCCATTAGTCTGCAAGCGTCTGGTAAATCAGAACTGAAAAACTTTACTAAACTAGAAATAGTCAATCAGCCAATTTTTTTCTTTGGCGATGCTTTCTTTTCTGGCTTTTATCTCAATGAAATTCTGCTGCGCTTATGCCCACTTGAAGTAGAAATGCCGCAAACCTTTGCCAAATATGGCGAAACCTTAACGGCTTTGCAAAACTTGTCTGCTCAGCAAGATCCAAATACTTATCTGAAACAGATTCTACGTCAGTTTGAGTATGTACTACTTGAAGAACTTGGTTATGCGCTTGATTTTTCAGTGGATGCGAATCAGATAGAAATCAATCCGCAGCAACAGTATTATTTTCAGCTCAATGATGGCTTTATGCCGACTGCCAAAGAAAGCCGTGCAACGGTATCTGGCCAGCAGATTTTAACCATGCAGCACTATGAAAATGGTGGGGATTTTAATCCAGAACAGTTACAATTACTGACGAAGCTTTATCGACAGGTGATTAGCGCCTTACTGGGCGATCGACCACTGAAAAGTCGACAATTGTGGATCCAAAATTCTCAATCTCAATCGTAG
- the pdxJ gene encoding pyridoxine 5'-phosphate synthase, whose product MAALLGVNIDHVATLRQARGTTYPDPVNAALICEQAGAEGITLHLREDRRHIQDDDVRRMRPVLKTHMNLEMAVTDEMVAFAKEIQPHHVCFVPEKRQEVTTEGGLDVVGHFEDVKKATQELTAIGCDVSLFIDAVIAQIDAAVACGAPTIELHTGAYADAETPEAQQVELERIIKGAEYAASKGLVVNAGHGLNLDNVTPIAAIPQIHELNIGHSIIADAVFVGLAQAVQQMKAVIKAAR is encoded by the coding sequence ATGGCTGCATTACTTGGTGTCAATATTGACCATGTCGCAACTTTAAGACAAGCACGTGGTACGACGTACCCAGACCCAGTCAATGCTGCATTGATCTGCGAACAGGCGGGTGCAGAGGGCATTACCTTGCACTTGCGTGAAGACCGTCGTCACATTCAGGATGATGATGTACGTCGTATGCGTCCAGTATTAAAAACTCATATGAATCTGGAAATGGCAGTGACTGATGAAATGGTTGCTTTCGCCAAAGAGATTCAGCCACATCATGTTTGCTTTGTGCCAGAGAAACGTCAAGAAGTCACCACTGAAGGTGGTCTGGATGTGGTCGGTCATTTTGAAGATGTGAAAAAAGCCACTCAAGAACTGACTGCAATTGGTTGTGATGTGTCTTTATTTATTGATGCAGTCATTGCTCAGATTGATGCTGCTGTGGCTTGCGGTGCACCAACGATTGAGTTGCATACCGGTGCTTATGCCGATGCTGAAACGCCAGAAGCTCAGCAAGTGGAGTTAGAGCGCATTATCAAAGGCGCTGAATATGCGGCTTCTAAAGGTCTAGTGGTCAATGCTGGTCATGGTTTGAATCTTGACAATGTCACTCCAATTGCTGCAATTCCACAAATTCATGAATTAAATATTGGTCACTCGATTATTGCTGATGCAGTTTTTGTTGGACTGGCGCAAGCTGTACAACAAATGAAGGCTGTAATTAAAGCTGCACGTTAA
- the rpsB gene encoding 30S ribosomal protein S2, which yields MADYNVSMRDLLQAGAHFGHQTRFWNPKMRQYIFGARNKIHIINLEHTVPALNDALNFANQLASKKNKVLFVGTKRAASAIIREQAQRAGQPYVDHRWLGGMLTNWKTLRQSINRLKDLQTQSQDGTFAKLTKREALERTREMEKLERGLGGVKNMGGLPDALFVIDVDHEAIAIKEAKNLGIPVIGIVDTNSNPDNVDYVIPGNDDAIRAVTLYASAMADAILAGKEYAQSQANAQAKAEEAPASEA from the coding sequence ATGGCAGATTACAACGTAAGCATGCGCGACCTTCTACAAGCTGGCGCGCACTTTGGTCACCAAACTCGTTTCTGGAACCCAAAAATGCGTCAATACATCTTTGGCGCACGTAACAAAATTCACATCATCAACCTTGAGCACACTGTTCCTGCGTTAAATGATGCTTTGAACTTTGCTAACCAATTGGCTAGCAAAAAGAACAAAGTTTTGTTCGTTGGTACTAAACGTGCAGCTTCTGCAATCATCCGTGAACAAGCTCAACGCGCTGGTCAACCATATGTTGATCACCGTTGGTTAGGTGGTATGTTGACTAACTGGAAAACTCTTCGTCAGTCAATCAACCGTCTAAAAGACCTTCAAACTCAATCTCAAGATGGTACTTTCGCTAAGCTTACTAAACGTGAAGCTCTTGAGCGTACTCGTGAGATGGAAAAACTTGAACGCGGTCTTGGCGGCGTTAAAAACATGGGTGGTTTACCTGACGCATTATTCGTAATCGACGTTGATCACGAAGCAATTGCAATCAAAGAAGCTAAAAACCTTGGTATTCCTGTAATCGGTATCGTTGATACAAACTCTAACCCAGACAACGTAGACTACGTTATTCCGGGTAACGATGATGCGATCCGTGCAGTTACTCTTTATGCTTCTGCTATGGCTGATGCGATTCTTGCTGGTAAAGAATATGCTCAATCACAAGCAAATGCACAAGCTAAAGCAGAAGAAGCTCCAGCTTCTGAGGCTTAA
- a CDS encoding PaaI family thioesterase, which translates to MNIKNLSGLQIMQEMCKGNLPMPSMATTIPMSPSEVELGHVTFLVKADERHLNPMGGVHGGFAATVLDTVTGCAIHTLLEAGVGYGTIDLNVKMCRPIPHNQELKAVGKSINLSKNLGISEGQILDDEGRIYAHATATCMIFR; encoded by the coding sequence ATGAATATTAAGAATCTTTCAGGTTTACAGATTATGCAAGAGATGTGTAAAGGCAACCTGCCCATGCCTTCTATGGCAACCACCATTCCCATGTCACCTAGTGAAGTCGAACTCGGTCATGTCACCTTCCTTGTTAAAGCAGATGAACGCCATTTAAATCCTATGGGCGGCGTACACGGCGGTTTTGCAGCAACTGTTTTAGATACTGTAACGGGCTGCGCAATTCATACTTTACTTGAAGCCGGTGTCGGTTATGGCACGATTGATCTAAATGTAAAAATGTGTCGTCCGATTCCTCATAACCAGGAACTGAAAGCGGTCGGAAAATCAATTAATCTCAGTAAAAATCTAGGTATTTCCGAAGGTCAAATTCTGGATGACGAAGGTCGCATTTATGCCCATGCGACTGCGACCTGTATGATTTTCCGCTAA